In Pseudomonas nunensis, a single window of DNA contains:
- a CDS encoding alkaline phosphatase D family protein, whose translation MSEFNLGRRRVMQAVGAGLLLPGLAPAVIASVKDRPQLTDGVQSGDLLGDRAMVWSRSDRPARMVVEWDTRSLFTNPRRFVSPLADSRTDFTARVELTGLPADQAIFYRVHFEDAQNGTSSEPWFGHLRSVPTTRRDLRFVWSGDTVGQGFGINPDIGGMRIYEAMRLRLPDFFIHSGDTIYADGPVPAQLTTESGRVWRNITSEAKSKVAETLDEYRGNYRYNLMDENIRRFNAEVPQIWQWDDHEVVNNWSPGKQLDERYKSKDIHSLVGRARQAWLEYAPMRLQSADNGGRIYRQLSYGPMLDVFVLDMRSYRGANDDNLGGEKPFLGREQLDWLKASLKASNAQWKVIAADMPIGLGVPDGEVSPGVARWEAVANGDPGPAQGRELEIAELLGFLRAQQVRNFVFLTADVHYCAAHHYHPDRAAFQDFEPFWEFVAGPLNAGSFGPNPLDKTFGPEVVFEKAPPAQNTSPFAGFQFFGEVNIDGQSGEMSVVLRDLDGVSVFEQKLQPV comes from the coding sequence ATGAGCGAATTCAACCTCGGCCGCCGGCGTGTCATGCAAGCCGTCGGCGCCGGTTTGTTGCTGCCCGGCTTGGCCCCGGCGGTGATCGCCTCGGTCAAGGATCGGCCGCAACTCACCGACGGCGTGCAGTCCGGCGACTTGCTGGGCGACCGTGCGATGGTCTGGAGCCGCAGCGACCGTCCCGCGCGTATGGTGGTGGAATGGGACACCCGCAGCCTGTTCACCAACCCCCGTCGTTTCGTTTCGCCCCTGGCGGATTCGCGCACTGACTTTACCGCTCGCGTCGAACTCACCGGTCTGCCCGCCGATCAGGCGATTTTCTATCGCGTGCACTTCGAAGACGCCCAAAACGGAACGAGCAGCGAACCCTGGTTCGGTCACTTGCGCAGCGTGCCGACGACCCGTCGCGATCTGCGTTTTGTCTGGAGCGGCGACACCGTCGGCCAGGGCTTCGGCATCAACCCGGACATCGGTGGCATGCGCATCTATGAAGCCATGCGCCTGCGCCTGCCGGACTTCTTTATCCACAGCGGCGACACCATCTACGCCGACGGCCCGGTGCCGGCGCAACTGACCACCGAGAGCGGTCGGGTGTGGCGCAACATCACCAGCGAAGCCAAGAGCAAAGTCGCCGAAACCCTCGATGAATACCGCGGCAATTATCGCTACAACCTGATGGACGAAAACATCCGCCGCTTCAACGCCGAAGTACCGCAGATCTGGCAGTGGGATGACCACGAAGTGGTGAACAACTGGTCGCCGGGCAAGCAGCTGGACGAGCGCTACAAGAGCAAAGATATCCACAGCCTGGTCGGCCGCGCGCGCCAGGCCTGGCTCGAATACGCGCCGATGCGATTACAGAGTGCTGACAACGGCGGGCGGATTTATCGCCAGCTCAGCTATGGGCCGATGCTCGATGTGTTTGTGCTGGATATGCGCAGTTATCGCGGGGCGAACGACGACAATTTGGGCGGTGAAAAACCGTTCCTCGGGCGTGAGCAACTGGACTGGCTGAAGGCTTCGTTGAAAGCCTCGAATGCGCAATGGAAAGTCATCGCGGCAGACATGCCGATCGGCCTCGGCGTGCCGGATGGTGAGGTCAGCCCGGGTGTGGCGCGTTGGGAAGCGGTGGCCAACGGTGATCCGGGACCGGCGCAGGGACGTGAACTGGAAATCGCTGAGTTGTTGGGTTTTCTGCGGGCACAGCAGGTGCGCAACTTCGTGTTTTTGACGGCGGATGTGCACTACTGCGCGGCGCATCACTACCACCCCGATCGCGCGGCGTTCCAGGACTTCGAACCGTTCTGGGAGTTCGTCGCCGGGCCGTTGAATGCCGGGAGCTTCGGGCCGAATCCGTTGGATAAAACCTTTGGGCCGGAGGTGGTGTTCGAGAAAGCTCCGCCCGCGCAGAACACCTCGCCGTTTGCCGGGTTTCAGTTTTTTGGTGAGGTGAATATTGATGGGCAGAGCGGGGAGATGAGCGTGGTGTTGCGGGATCTGGATGGGGTGAGTGTGTTTGAGCAGAAGTTGCAGCCGGTTTGA
- the pfkB gene encoding 1-phosphofructokinase — MAKILTLTLNPALDLTVQLPVLAPGQVNRSDEMHTHAAGKGVNVAQVLADLGHQLTVSGFLGEDNLQAFETLFAKRGFVDAFIRVPGETRSNIKLAESNGRITDINGPGPQVDEAAQQALLDRLDQIAPGHDAVVVAGSLPRGVSPQWLQALIVRLKNLGLNVALDTSGEALRAGLAAGPWLIKPNTEELADALDCDVVSVAAQAEAASRLHAQGIEHVVISHGADGVNWFSVGAAMHATPPRVSVVSTVGAGDSLLAGMLHGLLSADTPEQTLRTATAIAAMAVTQIGFGINDAAQLTQLEQGVRVRLLTEQ, encoded by the coding sequence ATGGCCAAGATTTTAACCCTGACCCTCAACCCGGCACTGGACCTCACCGTCCAGTTGCCAGTGCTTGCTCCCGGTCAGGTCAACCGCAGCGACGAGATGCACACCCACGCCGCCGGCAAAGGCGTGAACGTGGCGCAAGTGCTGGCCGATCTCGGGCATCAACTGACGGTCAGTGGCTTTCTCGGTGAAGACAATCTCCAGGCGTTCGAAACGCTGTTCGCCAAGCGTGGTTTTGTCGACGCGTTCATTCGCGTCCCCGGCGAGACCCGCAGCAATATCAAACTGGCGGAAAGCAACGGGCGCATCACCGACATCAACGGTCCGGGGCCACAGGTCGATGAAGCGGCGCAGCAAGCGTTGCTCGATCGCCTGGACCAGATTGCGCCGGGGCATGACGCGGTTGTAGTCGCTGGCAGCTTGCCGCGCGGCGTCAGTCCGCAGTGGTTGCAGGCGTTGATCGTGCGCCTGAAAAACCTCGGTTTGAACGTGGCCCTGGACACCAGCGGCGAAGCCTTGCGGGCAGGGTTGGCGGCAGGTCCGTGGCTGATCAAACCGAACACCGAAGAACTCGCGGACGCGCTCGATTGCGATGTGGTTTCGGTGGCGGCCCAGGCGGAAGCAGCGAGCCGTTTGCACGCCCAAGGCATCGAGCACGTAGTGATTTCCCACGGTGCCGATGGCGTGAACTGGTTCAGTGTCGGCGCGGCGATGCATGCCACGCCGCCGAGGGTCAGCGTGGTCAGCACGGTGGGCGCCGGTGATTCGCTGTTGGCAGGAATGCTCCACGGTTTGCTCAGTGCCGATACGCCTGAACAAACCCTGCGCACCGCCACGGCGATTGCCGCGATGGCGGTCACGCAAATCGGTTTCGGCATCAATGATGCCGCGCAGTTGACGCAACTCGAACAGGGCGTGCGCGTGCGCCTCCTGACAGAACAATAA
- the ptsP gene encoding phosphoenolpyruvate--protein phosphotransferase yields the protein MLELTIEQISMGQSAVDKSAALHLLAQHLVADGLVAEGYLAGLQAREAQGSTFLGQGIAIPHGTPETRDQVFSTGVRLMQFPEGVDWGDGQIVYLAIGIAAKSDEHLRLLQLLTRALGETDLGQALRRASSAEALLKLLQGAPQELALDAQMIGLGVSADDFEELVWRGARLLRQADCVSNGFSAVLQQVEALPLGDGLWWLHSEQTVKRPGLAFVTPDKPMRYLGQPLSGLFCLASLGEAHQALLERLCALLIEGRGHELGRATSSRKVLEVLGGEVPADWPSARIALANAHGLHARPAKILAQLAKSFEGEIRVRIVDGQDSAVSVKSLSKLLSLGARRGQVLEFIAEPSISADALPALLAAIEEGLGEEVEPLPAVSQQREVMADIAEVLLAPKSGSLVQAIAAAPGIAIGPAHIQVLQAIDYPLRGESAAIERERLKQALTDVRRDIEGLIERSKSKAIREIFITHQEMLDDPELTDEVDTRLKQGESAEAAWMTVIEAAAKQQESLQDALLAERAADLRDIGRRVLAQLCGVETPSEPEQPYILVMDEVGPSDVARLDPARVAGILTARGGATAHSAIVARALGIPALVGAGAAVLLLAPGTPLLIDGQRGRLHVDADAATLQRATEERDTRELRLKAAAEQRHQPALTTDGHAVEVFANIGESAGVTSAVEQGAEGIGLLRTELIFMAHSQAPDEATQEVEYRRVLDGLAGRPLVVRTLDVGGDKPLPYWPIAKEENPFLGVRGIRLTLQRPQIMEAQLRALLRAADNRPLRIMFPMVGSVDEWRQARDMTERLRLEIPVADLQLGIMIEVPSAALLAPVLAKEVDFFSVGTNDLTQYTLAIDRGHPTLSAQADGLHPAVLQLIDITVRAAHAHGKWVGVCGELAADPLAVPVLVGLGVDELSVSGRSIAEVKARVRELSLAQTQILAQQALAVGSANEVRALVEAL from the coding sequence ATGCTCGAGCTCACCATAGAGCAGATATCCATGGGCCAGTCGGCTGTGGATAAGTCAGCCGCGTTGCACTTGCTGGCCCAGCATCTGGTTGCCGACGGTCTGGTAGCAGAAGGTTATCTCGCCGGTTTGCAGGCGCGCGAAGCCCAGGGCTCGACCTTTCTCGGTCAAGGTATTGCCATCCCCCACGGTACTCCGGAAACCCGCGACCAGGTGTTTTCCACTGGCGTGCGGCTGATGCAATTTCCCGAGGGCGTGGACTGGGGCGACGGCCAGATCGTTTATCTGGCGATCGGTATCGCGGCCAAATCCGATGAGCACCTGCGTCTGCTGCAACTGCTGACCCGCGCCCTCGGCGAAACCGACCTGGGCCAGGCCCTGCGTCGCGCCAGTTCCGCCGAAGCGCTGCTGAAGCTGCTGCAAGGCGCGCCGCAAGAGCTGGCGCTGGATGCACAGATGATCGGCCTCGGCGTGTCTGCCGATGATTTCGAAGAACTGGTCTGGCGCGGTGCGCGTTTGCTGCGTCAGGCCGATTGCGTGAGCAACGGTTTCTCCGCCGTGTTGCAACAGGTCGAAGCGCTGCCGCTGGGTGATGGTTTGTGGTGGCTGCACAGCGAACAAACCGTGAAACGTCCGGGCCTGGCCTTCGTCACGCCGGACAAACCGATGCGTTACCTGGGCCAGCCGTTGAGCGGTCTGTTCTGTCTGGCCAGTCTCGGCGAAGCGCATCAAGCCCTGCTCGAACGCCTGTGCGCCCTGCTGATCGAAGGTCGCGGCCACGAATTGGGCCGCGCCACCAGCAGCCGCAAAGTCCTCGAAGTGCTCGGCGGTGAAGTGCCCGCCGACTGGCCGAGCGCACGCATCGCCCTGGCCAACGCCCACGGTTTGCATGCGCGCCCGGCGAAGATCCTTGCGCAATTGGCGAAAAGCTTTGAAGGCGAGATTCGCGTGCGCATCGTCGATGGCCAGGACAGCGCGGTGTCGGTGAAGAGCCTGAGCAAACTGCTGAGCCTCGGCGCCCGTCGCGGTCAGGTGCTGGAATTCATCGCCGAACCGAGCATCTCCGCCGATGCGTTGCCGGCGTTGCTAGCGGCCATTGAAGAAGGCCTCGGTGAAGAAGTCGAGCCGTTGCCGGCGGTCAGTCAGCAGCGCGAAGTGATGGCCGATATCGCCGAAGTACTGCTGGCGCCAAAGTCCGGCAGCCTGGTCCAGGCCATCGCCGCTGCCCCGGGTATCGCTATCGGGCCGGCGCATATTCAAGTGCTGCAAGCCATCGATTACCCGCTGCGCGGTGAGTCTGCCGCCATCGAGCGCGAACGCCTGAAACAAGCGCTGACCGATGTGCGTCGCGACATCGAAGGCTTGATCGAGCGCAGCAAATCCAAGGCAATTCGCGAGATTTTCATCACCCACCAGGAAATGCTCGACGACCCGGAATTGACCGACGAAGTCGACACCCGCCTCAAACAAGGCGAGAGCGCCGAAGCGGCGTGGATGACGGTGATCGAAGCCGCCGCCAAACAACAGGAATCCCTGCAAGACGCTTTGCTCGCCGAGCGCGCCGCTGACTTGCGCGATATCGGTCGTCGGGTGTTGGCGCAGTTGTGTGGCGTCGAAACCCCGAGCGAACCGGAGCAACCGTACATTCTGGTGATGGACGAAGTCGGTCCGTCCGACGTCGCGCGTCTCGACCCGGCGCGCGTCGCCGGCATTCTCACCGCACGTGGCGGCGCCACCGCTCACAGTGCCATCGTCGCCCGTGCGCTGGGGATTCCGGCGCTGGTCGGTGCCGGTGCAGCGGTGTTGCTGCTGGCACCGGGCACGCCGTTGTTGATCGATGGCCAACGCGGTCGCCTGCACGTGGACGCCGATGCTGCGACCTTGCAGCGCGCCACCGAAGAACGCGACACCCGCGAGCTACGGCTGAAAGCGGCCGCCGAGCAACGCCATCAACCGGCGCTGACCACCGACGGTCACGCCGTGGAAGTGTTCGCCAATATCGGAGAAAGCGCCGGTGTCACCAGCGCGGTGGAGCAGGGCGCCGAAGGCATTGGCCTGCTGCGCACCGAACTGATTTTCATGGCCCACTCGCAAGCGCCGGACGAGGCCACTCAGGAAGTCGAATACCGTCGTGTCCTCGATGGCCTGGCCGGTCGCCCGTTGGTGGTGCGCACCCTCGACGTGGGCGGCGACAAACCGCTGCCGTATTGGCCGATCGCCAAGGAAGAAAACCCGTTTCTCGGCGTGCGCGGCATTCGCCTGACCCTGCAACGTCCGCAGATCATGGAAGCGCAATTGCGCGCCTTGCTGCGTGCCGCCGACAACCGTCCGTTGCGCATCATGTTCCCGATGGTCGGCAGCGTCGATGAGTGGCGTCAGGCTCGGGACATGACCGAGCGTCTGCGTCTGGAAATTCCGGTTGCAGACCTGCAACTGGGGATCATGATTGAAGTGCCGTCGGCGGCGTTGCTCGCGCCCGTGCTGGCCAAGGAAGTCGACTTCTTCAGCGTCGGCACCAACGACCTGACCCAATACACCCTGGCCATCGACCGTGGGCACCCGACCCTGTCGGCTCAAGCTGACGGCTTGCACCCGGCGGTGCTGCAACTGATCGACATCACCGTGCGCGCGGCCCATGCCCATGGCAAATGGGTCGGCGTATGCGGCGAACTGGCGGCGGATCCGCTGGCGGTGCCGGTGCTGGTCGGCCTCGGTGTCGATGAACTCAGCGTGTCCGGCCGCAGCATCGCCGAGGTCAAGGCACGGGTCCGCGAACTCAGCCTGGCCCAGACTCAAATTCTCGCCCAACAGGCCCTGGCCGTGGGCAGCGCCAATGAAGTGCGCGCATTAGTGGAGGCCCTGTAA
- the cra gene encoding catabolite repressor/activator, whose translation MKLSDIAQLAGVSVTTASYVINGKATQQRISSATVERVRAVVEQHGFTPNPQAAGLRSRHTRTLGFILPDLENPSYARIAKLLEQGARARGYQLLIASSDDAPDSERQLLKLFRARRCDALIVASCLPTDDDSYRQLQAKGIPIIAIDRVMEPEHFCSVISDDREASLQLTRSLLEPLPKQIALIGARPELSISQERAAGFKEALSGFKGEILIEHGESFSRECGKQLMDELLQRLGHLPDALVTTSYVLLQGVFDALHDFPLKSRPLRLGTFGDTQLLDFLPLPVNAMAQQHQLIADKALELALAAIEQSDYQPGVQAIARTFKQRILQD comes from the coding sequence TTGAAACTCAGTGATATCGCACAGTTGGCCGGTGTGTCCGTTACCACCGCCAGTTATGTCATCAATGGCAAGGCCACACAGCAACGTATCAGCAGCGCTACCGTCGAGCGTGTGCGTGCCGTGGTCGAGCAACATGGCTTTACACCCAATCCCCAAGCGGCCGGGCTGCGCAGTCGGCACACCCGCACCTTGGGCTTCATCCTGCCGGATCTGGAAAACCCCAGTTACGCACGGATCGCCAAACTCCTGGAGCAAGGTGCCCGGGCACGCGGCTATCAGTTGCTGATCGCCAGCTCCGACGATGCGCCGGACAGCGAGCGGCAGTTGCTCAAACTGTTCCGTGCCCGGCGCTGCGACGCGCTGATCGTCGCCAGTTGCCTGCCAACGGACGATGACAGCTATCGTCAGCTGCAGGCCAAAGGCATTCCGATCATCGCCATCGACCGGGTCATGGAGCCCGAGCATTTCTGCTCGGTGATCAGTGACGACCGCGAGGCCAGCCTGCAACTGACCCGCAGTCTGCTCGAACCGTTGCCCAAGCAAATCGCGCTGATCGGCGCCCGCCCGGAACTGAGCATCAGCCAGGAACGGGCCGCCGGTTTTAAAGAAGCGCTGAGCGGGTTCAAAGGCGAAATATTGATCGAACACGGCGAGTCGTTCAGCCGCGAATGCGGCAAGCAATTGATGGACGAATTGCTCCAGCGCCTGGGGCATTTGCCGGATGCGCTGGTGACCACGTCCTACGTGCTGCTGCAGGGTGTATTCGACGCCTTGCATGACTTCCCGCTCAAGTCTCGTCCGCTGCGCCTCGGCACGTTCGGCGATACTCAGTTGCTGGATTTCCTGCCGTTGCCGGTCAACGCCATGGCCCAGCAACATCAGTTGATCGCCGACAAAGCGCTGGAACTGGCACTCGCCGCCATCGAACAATCGGATTATCAACCCGGCGTTCAGGCCATCGCGCGGACCTTCAAGCAACGCATCCTTCAGGACTGA
- a CDS encoding PTS fructose-like transporter subunit IIB codes for MKLAIVTACPNGMVTSVLCARLLDAAAQRQGWSTCVEVNDAAHPERQLSAATIESAEWVLLVTSAPVDMSRFVGKRVFRSTPAQALQDVEAVLRRGAEEAEVYVATEAVAEPAEVAKNAPRLVAITACPTGVAHTFMAAEALQQAAKRLGYDLQIETQGSVGARNPLSAAAIADADVVLLACDIEVATERFAGKKIYRCGTGIALKQAEATLNKALAEGKQETASSGSKGPAKQEKTGVYKHLLTGVSFMLPMVVAGGLMIALSFVFGITAFKEPGTLAAALMQIGGETAFKLMVPLLAGYIAYSIADRPGLAPGMIGGLLASTLGAGFIGGIIAGFIAGYAAQAINRYARLPQSLEALKPILIIPLFASLITGLVMIYVVGKPVAEMLLALTHFLDSMGTTNAILLGVLLGGMMCVDLGGPINKAAYAFSVGLLASQSYAPMAATMAAGMVPPIGLGIATFIARRKFAQTEREAGKAAFVLGLCFISEGAIPFAAKDPLRVIPASIAGGALTGALSMYFGCKLMAPHGGLFVLLIPNAINHALLYLLAIVAGSLLTAVVYAVIKRPEVVELAVEPVNA; via the coding sequence ATGAAGTTAGCCATTGTTACGGCCTGCCCGAACGGCATGGTCACCAGTGTGCTGTGCGCTCGGCTGCTCGATGCCGCCGCCCAGCGTCAGGGCTGGAGCACGTGCGTCGAAGTCAACGACGCGGCGCACCCGGAACGTCAGTTGTCGGCGGCCACCATTGAGTCCGCCGAGTGGGTGTTGCTGGTGACCAGCGCGCCTGTGGATATGTCTCGATTCGTCGGCAAACGGGTGTTCCGCAGCACCCCGGCCCAGGCTCTGCAAGATGTTGAAGCGGTGCTGCGCCGTGGTGCGGAAGAGGCAGAAGTCTACGTCGCCACCGAAGCCGTCGCCGAGCCTGCCGAGGTCGCTAAAAACGCACCGCGGCTGGTCGCGATCACCGCATGCCCGACCGGTGTGGCCCACACCTTCATGGCCGCCGAAGCCTTGCAGCAAGCGGCCAAGCGTCTGGGCTACGACTTGCAGATCGAAACCCAAGGCTCGGTGGGTGCACGCAACCCCCTGAGCGCGGCGGCGATTGCCGATGCTGACGTGGTGCTGCTGGCCTGCGATATCGAAGTCGCCACCGAGCGTTTCGCTGGCAAGAAGATTTACCGTTGCGGCACCGGCATCGCGTTGAAACAGGCCGAAGCCACGCTCAACAAAGCCCTGGCTGAAGGCAAGCAGGAAACCGCTTCGAGCGGTTCGAAAGGTCCGGCCAAACAAGAGAAGACCGGCGTCTACAAACACCTGCTGACCGGTGTGTCGTTCATGCTGCCGATGGTGGTGGCGGGCGGCTTGATGATTGCGCTGTCGTTCGTGTTCGGCATCACCGCGTTCAAGGAGCCGGGCACGCTGGCGGCGGCGCTGATGCAGATCGGCGGCGAGACCGCGTTCAAGTTGATGGTGCCGTTGCTGGCGGGTTACATCGCCTACTCGATTGCCGACCGTCCGGGCCTGGCGCCGGGGATGATCGGTGGTCTGCTGGCGAGCACCCTGGGCGCCGGCTTTATCGGCGGGATCATTGCCGGTTTTATCGCCGGTTACGCGGCCCAGGCGATCAATCGTTATGCGCGATTGCCGCAGAGTCTTGAGGCGCTGAAACCGATTCTGATCATCCCGCTGTTCGCGAGTCTGATCACTGGCCTGGTGATGATTTACGTGGTCGGCAAACCCGTGGCGGAGATGCTTTTAGCGCTCACGCACTTCCTCGACAGCATGGGCACCACCAACGCGATTCTGCTGGGTGTGCTGCTCGGCGGCATGATGTGCGTCGACCTTGGCGGGCCGATCAACAAGGCTGCTTATGCGTTCTCGGTAGGGCTGTTGGCGTCGCAGAGTTATGCACCGATGGCCGCGACCATGGCCGCCGGGATGGTGCCGCCGATTGGCCTGGGCATCGCCACGTTTATTGCTCGTCGCAAGTTCGCCCAGACCGAGCGCGAGGCCGGCAAAGCGGCGTTTGTGCTGGGGCTGTGTTTCATCTCTGAAGGCGCGATTCCGTTTGCTGCGAAAGACCCATTGCGAGTGATCCCGGCGAGCATCGCGGGTGGCGCGCTGACCGGTGCGTTGTCGATGTATTTCGGCTGCAAGTTGATGGCGCCGCACGGTGGATTGTTCGTGCTGCTGATCCCGAACGCGATTAACCATGCGCTGCTTTATTTGCTCGCGATAGTGGCGGGGAGTTTGCTGACGGCGGTGGTGTATGCAGTGATCAAGCGGCCGGAAGTGGTGGAGTTGGCGGTAGAACCCGTTAACGCCTAA
- a CDS encoding PepSY domain-containing protein, giving the protein MLKKTLFQLHWFFGISAGLVLALMGITGAAYSFQDEILRALNPSVLQVEKQVAGVLPPAELVERIEATSGKKVSMLWVETDSGNAARVIFTPPPGERRGEMRYFDPYTAEFLGDATGQDFFGLMLQLHRFLAMGDTGRQITGACTLILVFFCLSGLYLRWPRQWNKWRAWLTLDWKKKGRSFNWDLHSVAGTWCLVFYLLAALTGLSWSYEWYNKGLTKLLSDAPQNERVRNRGPAPSGPAPSADYAAMWSSIYSAAGPNLSAYNIRMPPLAGQPATVFYLLSTSPHDRALNEISLDPATGIVKRHDRYSDKSLKAQLLTSIYALHTGSYFGIVGRIVLTITALTMPLFFVTGWLLYLDRRRKKRQIKDARNGLVQPGSDAPAWLIGFASQSGFAEQLAWQTAGQLQAAGLPVKVQPLASVSEQDLRDSNNALFVVSTFGDGEAPDSARGFERKVLSQASSLESLNYAVLGLGDRQYQHFCGFARRLHTWLGEHGGKTLFAPVEVDSGDPYALRHWQQQLGLVTGQAPVDTWQAPSYDNWTLTRRELMNPDSCGSPVYKIGLSAPNTSSWLAGDLVEVMPRNCPWAIEHFLDGLGIDGRAMVELDGLSQPLDQALASRQMPENRAHLVGLHAQALVQALVPLAMREYSIASIAADGILELIVRQEVHPDGSLGIGSGWLTEHAPVGGSISLRVRRNSGFHLPTEPVPMILLGNGTGLAGLRSLLKARIADGQQRHWLLFGERQREHDYLCRDELEGWLIEGDLERLDLAFSRDQAEKVYVQDRLRESATELKKWLAEGAVIYICGSLQGMASGVDHALNEILGIDEVDRLIEQGRYRRDVY; this is encoded by the coding sequence GTGTTGAAGAAAACCCTGTTCCAGTTGCACTGGTTTTTTGGCATCAGTGCCGGACTGGTCCTGGCCCTGATGGGCATAACCGGTGCGGCCTATTCGTTCCAGGATGAAATCCTGCGGGCGCTGAATCCTTCTGTGCTGCAGGTCGAGAAACAGGTCGCCGGTGTCTTGCCACCCGCCGAGTTGGTGGAACGCATCGAAGCCACCTCCGGCAAGAAAGTCTCGATGCTCTGGGTCGAGACCGACAGCGGCAACGCCGCGCGCGTGATTTTCACCCCGCCTCCGGGCGAACGTCGCGGTGAGATGCGTTACTTCGACCCGTACACCGCCGAATTCCTCGGCGACGCCACCGGCCAAGACTTCTTCGGCTTGATGCTGCAACTGCACCGGTTCCTCGCCATGGGCGACACCGGTCGGCAGATCACCGGCGCCTGCACGCTCATCCTGGTGTTCTTCTGCCTGTCCGGGCTTTACCTGCGCTGGCCGCGCCAGTGGAACAAATGGCGCGCCTGGCTGACCCTGGACTGGAAGAAAAAGGGCCGCAGCTTCAATTGGGATTTGCACTCGGTGGCGGGCACCTGGTGCCTGGTGTTTTACCTGTTGGCCGCGCTGACCGGGTTGTCCTGGTCCTACGAGTGGTACAACAAGGGACTGACCAAGTTGCTGTCCGACGCGCCGCAGAACGAGCGGGTTCGCAACCGTGGCCCGGCGCCGAGCGGTCCTGCGCCGAGCGCCGATTACGCAGCAATGTGGAGCAGCATCTACAGCGCCGCCGGCCCGAACCTGTCCGCCTACAACATCCGCATGCCGCCCCTGGCCGGCCAACCGGCGACCGTGTTCTACCTGCTGAGCACCTCGCCTCACGATCGCGCACTGAACGAGATCAGCCTCGATCCGGCGACCGGCATCGTCAAACGCCACGACCGCTACAGCGACAAGAGCCTCAAGGCGCAGTTGCTGACCAGTATCTACGCGCTGCACACCGGCAGTTACTTCGGCATCGTCGGGCGGATCGTCCTGACAATTACCGCGCTGACCATGCCGCTGTTTTTCGTCACAGGCTGGTTGCTGTACCTGGATCGTCGGCGCAAGAAACGCCAGATCAAGGACGCGCGTAACGGCCTCGTGCAACCGGGTAGCGATGCGCCTGCGTGGCTGATCGGTTTCGCCAGCCAGAGCGGATTCGCCGAGCAACTCGCGTGGCAGACCGCCGGGCAATTGCAGGCCGCCGGATTGCCGGTGAAAGTGCAGCCGCTGGCGAGTGTCAGCGAGCAGGATTTGCGCGATTCGAACAATGCGCTGTTCGTGGTCAGTACCTTTGGCGATGGCGAAGCGCCGGACAGCGCCCGGGGTTTCGAACGCAAAGTGCTGAGCCAGGCGTCGAGCCTGGAAAGCCTGAACTACGCGGTGCTCGGTCTGGGTGACCGCCAGTATCAACATTTCTGCGGTTTCGCCCGACGCCTGCACACCTGGCTCGGCGAACACGGTGGCAAGACCCTGTTTGCCCCGGTGGAAGTCGACAGCGGCGACCCCTACGCCTTGCGTCACTGGCAGCAGCAACTCGGCCTGGTGACCGGACAGGCGCCAGTGGACACCTGGCAGGCGCCCAGCTACGACAACTGGACGCTGACCCGTCGCGAACTGATGAACCCGGACAGCTGCGGCTCGCCGGTGTACAAGATCGGCCTCAGCGCCCCGAACACCAGCAGTTGGCTGGCCGGGGACCTGGTGGAAGTCATGCCACGCAATTGTCCGTGGGCGATCGAGCACTTCCTCGATGGCCTGGGGATTGATGGTCGGGCCATGGTTGAGCTCGATGGCCTGTCGCAACCACTGGACCAGGCCCTCGCCAGTCGCCAGATGCCCGAGAACCGCGCGCATCTGGTCGGCCTGCATGCCCAGGCGCTGGTGCAGGCCTTGGTGCCGCTGGCGATGCGCGAATATTCCATCGCCTCGATCGCCGCCGACGGCATTCTGGAACTGATCGTCCGCCAGGAAGTACACCCCGACGGCAGCCTCGGCATCGGCTCCGGCTGGCTCACCGAACATGCGCCCGTGGGCGGCAGCATCAGTTTGCGAGTGCGGCGTAACAGCGGTTTCCATCTGCCGACCGAACCGGTGCCGATGATCCTGCTGGGCAACGGCACCGGCCTGGCCGGGCTGCGCAGTTTGCTCAAGGCGCGAATTGCCGACGGGCAACAACGGCATTGGCTGCTGTTTGGCGAGCGCCAGCGTGAGCACGATTATTTGTGCCGCGATGAGCTGGAAGGATGGTTGATCGAAGGCGATCTCGAGCGACTGGACCTGGCGTTCTCCCGGGATCAGGCCGAGAAGGTCTACGTCCAGGACCGCCTGCGCGAATCCGCCACCGAGCTGAAGAAATGGCTGGCCGAGGGTGCGGTGATCTACATCTGCGGCAGCTTGCAAGGCATGGCCTCAGGCGTGGACCACGCGCTCAACGAAATACTCGGGATCGACGAAGTAGACCGCCTGATCGAACAGGGCCGCTACCGCCGCGACGTCTACTGA